A single window of Gossypium hirsutum isolate 1008001.06 chromosome A10, Gossypium_hirsutum_v2.1, whole genome shotgun sequence DNA harbors:
- the LOC107896804 gene encoding receptor-like protein 13, producing MESKWIRVVIVIMISVLILEEAKWSNGCWDEERTALLQLKSFFKFNMREVGSDCCEWKWGWVECNAATRRVTGLSLSVAKYESYLFNASIFLPFGDLRILDLSNIGLVGSVKNEGFEKLSKLRHLQVLNLTGNRFNDSILSSLSKVSSLESLSLAGNDLFTGSNRINEIKLLSRLNSLEILDLSRTNMTNNFLSYLGGFSSLRTLCLQGNNLQGTLHLQAFYNLKKLDLSQNRIESLQSSYGSGRQLKLISLEEIDLSSNLFNNNIFAELSGFLNLKSLNIRWNQLNGSIDVKEFCGWSNLESLDLSENEVNQFMTYEENRCLQKLKVLYLDAVSTDGNTSLVSLLEAFPFVKTLFLRDNCFLNKTMVNTKLHVLRNVENLIMDYTPLQINFLGSIGILTSLKALSLFNCGLTGTLPAHGGLCFLNHLEELNLKGNALAGAIASCLVNLTSLRYLDISNNHFTGNIASTPLTNLTMLQFLSFSKNQFQVPVSFRSFANHSNLKALLANENKLVAEPAGLQTWLPKFQLKISSLLNCTIEEHGKLQLPSFLYFQHDLRYVDLSYCNFGELRFPHWLLQNNTRLQELYMIDCSIAGPLTLSPHPNLKLSVLDISNNKIQHEIPRNFCSLFPYVEFLIMSKNALKTSIPLCSVV from the exons ATGGAATCAAAATGGATAAGGGTGGTAATTGTAATAATGATAAGTGTGTTAATTTTGGAAGAAGCGAAGTGGAGTAATGGATGTTGGGATGAAGAACGTACCGCACTCTTGCAACTTAAATCTTTCTTCAAATTCAATATGAGGGAAGTGGGTTCAGATTGTTGTGAATGGAAATGGGGATGGGTTGAGTGCAACGCCGCTACTAGACGAGTCACTGGACTCTCTCTAAGCGTTGCAAAGTACGAGTCTTATCTCTTTAATGCCTCTATCTTTCTTCCATTTGGAGATTTGAGGATTCTTGATCTCAGTAATATTGGACTTGTTGGTTCCGTTAAGAATGAAG gttttgaaaagctATCCAAGTTGAGGCATCTGCAGGTTCTTAACTTAACTGGGAATCGCTTTAATGATAGCATTTTATCATCTTTGAGCAAAGTTTCAAGTCTCGAGTCTCTAAGTTTAGCTGGAAATGATCTTTTTACAGGATCAAACCGGATTAATG AAATTAAGCTGCTTTCAAGGCTGAATAGTTTGGAAATACTTGATCTTAGTAGAACCAATATGACCAACAATTTCTTGTCATATTTGGGTGGCTTTTCATCTTTAAGAACTTTATGTCTTCAGGGAAATAATTTACAAGGAACACTTCATCTTCAAG CCTTTTATAATCTGAAGAAGTTGGATTTAAGTCAAAATCGAATTGAGAGCCTACAATCTTCCTATG GAAGTGGAAGACAACTGAAACTGATCAGTTTAGAAGAAATTGATTTGAGTTCTAATCTCTTCAACAATAATATATTTGCAGAACTTAGTGGATTCTTAAATTTGAAGTCTTTGAATATAAGGTGGAATCAACTAAATGGATCAATAGATGTTAAAG AGTTTTGTGGTTGGAGCAATTTAGAGAGTTTAGACCTGAGCGAAAATGAGGTGAACCAATTTATGACTTATGAAG AAAATAGATGTTTGCAGAAGTTAAAGGTTCTTTATTTAGATGCTGTTTCCACCGACGGAAACACTTCCCTTGTATCACTCCTTGAGGCGTTTCCATTTGTCAAAACCCTGTTTTTAAGAGATAATTGTTTCTTAAACAAAACAATGGTTAATACAA AGTTGCATGTGTTGAGAAATGTGGAGAACTTGATCATGGATTATACTCCTCTGCAAATCAACTTCTTGGGAAGCATCGGCATCTTGACTTCCCTCAAAGCCTTGTCTTTGTTTAACTGTGGTCTGACCGGTACCTTACCTGCTCATGGAG GTTTATGTTTTCTAAACCATCTTGAAGAATTGAATCTCAAAGGAAATGCTCTGGCGGGTGCAATCGCTTCATGTTTGGTTAACTTAACATCTCTTCGCTATTTGGATATCTCTAACAATCACTTCACTGGAAATATTGCCTCCACTCCCCTCACTAACCTCACAATGCTTCAATTCCTCTCCTTCTCAAAAAACCAATTTCAAGTTCCGGTGTCATTCAGGTCCTTTGCAAATCACTCTAACCTTAAAGCCCTTTTAGCCAATGAAAACAAGTTGGTAGCGGAGCCAGCTGGTCTCCAAACATGGTTGCCAAAATTTCAACTAAAGATCTCCAGCTTGTTAAATTGTACGATAGAAGAACATGGAAAACTACAACTTCCTAGTTTTCTCTATTTCCAACATGATTTGAGATACGTTGATCTTTCTTATTGCAATTTTGGCGAGCTAAGGTTCCCACATTGGTTGCTACAGAATAATACAAGGCTACAAGAACTTTACATGATAGATTGTTCAATTGCGGGGCCTCTGACCTTATCACCACATCCTAATTTGAAGCTATCAGTACTTGATATATCCAATAATAAGATACAACATGAAATTCCAAGAAATTTTTGTTCACTTTTTCCATATGTAGAGTTCTTAATCATGTCGAAAAATGCCCTTAAGACTTCCATTCCTCTTTGTTCAGTAGTATGA
- the LOC107896805 gene encoding receptor-like protein 15 → MSTSLLRIRLSNNSLSGKIIPAIYRLISSLEALYLDGNKFEGDISDFSTTSSKNLQVLDLSSNHFSGKLPRWLWNHTDLWVLDLSKNHFEGFIPMELCNLVSLEFLDLSLNHLSGTIPSCSNLKMMKHVHLANNRLSGTLSKALCNSSSLVTLDFSENNLTGRIPGWISTLPALSVLLLKANQFHGEFPLHLCRLQSLSILDLSQNKLSGHVPFCLSNLTFKPKNEKSHINSANFGFGSFDHVLIDMGLTIYNLTKDYMGSVFPLRKYDHFTFAEEKIEFSTKGATYTYKGNILDLLSAIDLSCNQLTGIIPPGLGNLSEIRGLNLSHNNLTGPIPSTFSKLKQIESLDLSYNHLNGRIPPQLTEMNALEVFNVTHNNLSGPLPDRKAQFGTFDESSYEGNPLLCGLPLNNSCNHGDSRGTSSALASEEEHGLIGMGCPASEETSNPVLVHLFWTPSSRSIDLCPFFRW, encoded by the exons ATGAGTACCTCATTACTTCGGATTAGACTTTCAAATAATAGCTTGAGCGGCAAAATTATTCCTGCAATTTATCGTTTAATCAGTTCGTTGGAAGCATTATATTTGGACGGAAACAAGTTTGAGGGAGATATTTCTGATTTTTCAACTACTAGCTCTAAAAATCTCCAAGTGTTAGATTTAAGTAGTAATCATTTCTCTGGCAAGCTTCCAAGATGGTTATGGAATCATACAGATTTGTGGGTACTGGATTTGTCCAAAAACCATTTCGAAGGTTTCATTCCTATGGAATTATGCAATTTGGTGAGTCTTGAATTCCTAGATCTTTCTCTAAATCATCTGTCTGGTACCATTCCGTCTTGCTCTAATCTAAAAATGATGAAACATGTACATTTGGCCAACAATAGGCTTAGTGGAACACTATCAAAGGCCCTTTGTAACAGCTCTTCATTGGTAACGTTGGATTTCAGTGAAAACAATTTAACTGGAAGAATTCCTGGTTGGATTAGCACGCTACCAGCTTTGAGCGTTCTTCTTCTAAAAGCAAACCAGTTCCATGGTGAATTTCCTCTACACTTATGTAGATTGCAGTCATTAAGCATCTTGGACCTTTCGCAAAATAAACTCTCCGGTCATGTACCTTTTTGCTTGAGTAATTTAACTTTTAAGCCAAAGAATGAAAAGTCTCACATCAATTCTGCCAATTTTGGGTTTGGTTCTTTTGACCACGTATTGATAGACATGGGACTAACAATATATAATCTCACAAAAGACTATATGGGAAGTGTATTTCCATTACGCAAATATGATCATTTCACCTTTGCAGAAGAAAAGATAGAGTTTTCAACAAAGGGTGCAACATACACTTACAAGGGAAATATTCTTGACCTGTTGTCTGCAATTGATCTCTCTTGCAACCAACTCACAGGGATAATCCCACCAGGATTGGGAAATTTGAGTGAAATCCGAGGTCTAAACTTGTCGCACAACAACTTAACTGGACCTATCCCCTCAACTTTCTCAAAACTCAAGCAGATTGAGAGTTTGGACCTTTCCTACAATCATTTAAATGGAAGAATCCCCCCTCAACTAACGGAGATGAATGCTTTGGAGGTATTCAATGTCACACATAACAACTTGTCAGGGCCTCTCCCTGATAGAAAAGCTCAATTTGGGACCTTTGACGAGAGCAGTTATGAGGGAAATCCTCTTCTCTGTGGTCTTCCATTGAACAATAGTTGTAACCATGGTGATTCACGAGGAACTTCAAGTGCTTTAGCTAGCGAAGAAGAACATGGTCTTATAGGCATGG GTTGCCCTGCTTCAGAAGAAACATCTAACCCTGTGCTTGTTCACTTGTTCTGGACTCCAAGTTCAAGGTCAATAGATCTTTGTCCTTTCTTTCGTTGGTAG